CTTCTGGTAATCTATGTTTTTTCTAACAAAATAGAGAACCTCATAACCTGATTTAGTGCCAACAACAATTTTAAGTCTAAAGCATTCTAAATACTGTGTCCACTTCAGAGATATCTTAAAAGGTATTTTGTTTTCACATTTGCTCAGATTCATTCATGGGACCTGaaaatctaaattaatgaaaaaaatgaatgatgTGTCAGTTGTCACAGAGAGAACGCGTTGACAACAGAGAAAGGAATAAATGATGTATCATGGAGATAACTTGGTGATAAAACTGACATAAACTATCATATACACTGTCTTATAGGATTCTCAAAGAACATGAGCATACTATCTGACAGAATCTGAAAGTCTCCATCCAGCCTTTAGACACTAACATAAGATAAATGAACTTCCTCGCTAAAGGTAAACAATCCTTACCATCACATTTAGGTGACACCACAGAGTCTGTTGCTGCAAGAGTTCCAGCTGAATACTTCTTACAGAACAGAAGTCCATCAATAATACTCATTGAGACATATAAAGGGCACTCCACAGGTGATTCTCTGAAATGATGCCATTAAGGGAGTATTCACACTCAAAGCTCATCTTTCGATTGCACAAGTTGATTCCCCCTCTTCTTGATATTTAAATGGCCGTCTTCTTTGATTTAGTTGGATTAACTAATATAAGGACCAGATCATAAGCAAAGATTGGGTAGAACTTCCTCAACTTTATGAAGAACCTCCCCGCAAATTTAGAAGAGAAATACGAATCTCAAAGTTACAGCCAATCACCTCTCAGCTTCTAGCTACAACAGTACTACTTTAAGGACCTCTATCTAATGTTATTGGTATATTAAGAGCATATCCAAACTACTTCCGCGTGTTTTTAAGAAGCCCAAACAGTCAATCCAATCACCTCTCAGATTATGACTTCAACATTCTTGAAAGACCTTTACCTACTTTGCTTCATGTTCTAAGCACATACCAGAATCCGAGCCTATATCAGAGTAATATCTAGTTCCACAGGTCTCACCAACAAAACTACTTGTCAATGATTTCTCTTCCTCTGGACCTTGGTTAGTGTCTTTATATAACCCTCTACTACGATTTAGAAAACCTTGTTTCATCATGTTCGCGAATTTCTCCCTTATCTGAACAAGGGGATGCTTCTCAATCAGTTGATTGCGCTCATAAGCCTCTCTAAGGACGATTGTCTGTGTGTCACCCTTCATAGAAAGGTAAAAAATCCCCGGATGCCGCTCAAAGACCTTTGTGAACTTCTGAGGCAATTCCAGTGGCTTACGAAGATTGCTCACATTGTTCCTCTCTGTTTTCTTTTGTAAGATGAGGTGCAGAAGCTCATGAAACACCCCAACTATCCTCTTCTCTGACACATCTGTCCTTGGGTCCAAATGAGAAGCATCTACATAAGGAGAAGTATAAGGCAGCTTTTGCCATTCCTCCAACCATTTCATACATTTTCTCTTTAACCCAAAACCCCTGGTGAATCCAATAGGAAATGTCAAGGTCCCATTTTCCTTTGCAGAATTTGCCTCCAAATGGGAAACAGCTAATTTGTGATCCCATGCTAAAAGCTTCAAACCGACACGACCATCAGGAAGGTCCACCAAACTAAACAGCTCAGGATATTTAATAATCAATGAACTAGCACAATCATGCGGCAAGCCTAAATCCCATTTTAACTGATCAATTGTCTGAAGAGGAAGCATCCTCTTATTGGTCATCATCAAAAGCTTTCTCAACCTATTAACAATATCTGCACTGCACTGGCGGAAAACGTCAACTTGCTCATGATGAAACTCTAAAGTCTCAGGAGTCAATTTGAACCACGGAACAGGAGTACCAGCACTATCACAACAAAAGAACTCCTGAAAAATATTCGGGTATCGCCTAAGGAAAGTGGAGACTTTCAAATCATGAGGGAGTCCAAGCTGCCTATGCTTTCTTTGGAGATGGTAAATAGGAATACCAGAAGTGGATTGTGAGGCAATGATAGAAACTAGTGTAGTTCCGGCCTTAAGTTGTGTACCTCCAACTACTACAGAATCCAAGACACTATCTTTAACCCATTTAAGCTTTACATTGACAAGAGTACGCTTCTGATGGAAATTCAATATGGAAATAGTGGAACCCTCTTTTATTAAAATCCTCAGCATTTCGGTGTGAGGCTATAAGTAGAATATGAATATCGAATCCGGATTTAATGGGACTCCAAAGTAAACCCCGGatgaaaaaccaaaaaatatatatatgtaaaatactagattaaaatttcttatgaatgaatgaatgaatgaaagggAGTACCGATTTGGCTCTGGGCGCTGGAAATTGTAGTAGGCGGATTTCAGGTAGCAGAGCGGCGGAGTTGCAGCAGTTGGGGAAGGTTCAATGAAGACGACTCATATGTACTCTATTATATGATACTAGATAACTGAAGGtccaatataattaattatttgtcaattttaagttaaaaaaattgtccaaattaatgttttattttattatagtttttaaattttttttactatttaaaaaaaaattaaaaaaatccttCTCGGATACATTCCTATCGTGACACATTAATATCATATATTCCTATCCTCTCTTTAATACATTTTTGTTCCATCTTGAATACATCTCTCCCCTCTCGTATATATCCATATTCTCTCTCAAATACACCTCTCCTCTCGAATCCATCCGTGAGCTATGTGTCTGCAAGTTTTCTCAATAGCAATGTATCACGATCGATGTATCCGCATGTGTGCTGATTTATCtgaaattatttaattctaagaaaattttgtaatttgtaAAAAGTAGGgatataatgtaattaactcTTTACACTatgaaaattttactttaaaataatttatttgacatatttttctttgtagtcagtttcaaaagaatgaagtataatatatttaaataacattttgactttaaaatattcattttattcttagtaAGATGATTTATAGTCATATGAACATCTATGATTTGTTTTAGACCACGAGttttaaaagtgttttttttcttttaaaaaaatcttcatgttaagttaaattaaaattatataaatcgaAAGGGAGTGAGTACAAACTTtagatcaattttatatttataaaatttatgtttttgtaactattttgtcttttaacaaaatttaaaatgaaaataattcacaattatttttatagtttttttaatcaataatcTATCgatattattcaaaaattttaatttagataaggtaataaagtattttaattttgaaatacaagtattaatatcaattaagaaaacatttatttttattttgtaaagaattcataatttaatatttaatgtgtTTCTTACTCTCGACGAATGGCActaatttatgataatttaagATTGCAAGAAGTATAAATCAAGACTAAAAAGTGCAACTCACTATTATATAAAGGTCAATATGTAGTTTATCGATTGTGGaagtttatatgtatatgatatataattttatgccaaattaatttttgtttccatatatttatactatttcaaaatttatcatgttaattggttatgtattttattaaactaCAACTATGCACTCagtattttgtcatttttattctTACATTATCAACTCTATTTTTTATCTCTTAAAATTgtgatatttttgttttcttatttaagtgaaaatttttaagataaaacaaaatttattttggagattaaataaatattattttggagataaaataagaaaaacgaTTTACTAACCTACGACTACGAAGATCCACTTTTAAACCTAGTGacaaagaaaaatttgaaactcttagccgcgaa
The DNA window shown above is from Solanum lycopersicum chromosome 11, SLM_r2.1 and carries:
- the LOC138337007 gene encoding protein WHAT'S THIS FACTOR 9, mitochondrial; amino-acid sequence: MLRILIKEGSTISILNFHQKRTLVNVKLKWVKDSVLDSVVVGGTQLKAGTTLVSIIASQSTSGIPIYHLQRKHRQLGLPHDLKVSTFLRRYPNIFQEFFCCDSAGTPVPWFKLTPETLEFHHEQVDVFRQCSADIVNRLRKLLMMTNKRMLPLQTIDQLKWDLGLPHDCASSLIIKYPELFSLVDLPDGRVGLKLLAWDHKLAVSHLEANSAKENGTLTFPIGFTRGFGLKRKCMKWLEEWQKLPYTSPYVDASHLDPRTDVSEKRIVGVFHELLHLILQKKTERNNVSNLRKPLELPQKFTKVFERHPGIFYLSMKGDTQTIVLREAYERNQLIEKHPLVQIREKFANMMKQGFLNRSRGLYKDTNQGPEEEKSLTSSFVGETCGTRYYSDIGSDSGMCLEHEAK